From one Streptomyces sp. N50 genomic stretch:
- a CDS encoding GNAT family N-acetyltransferase → MDTAATGPTFRDATDADVDDLVVLIESAYRGDDSRAGWTTEADILEGQRTDPEGVLAVIKSPDSRLLVVERGGQVVACCQLEHRGDYAYFGMFAVSPQFQGGGLGKVIIAEAERTVRETWGVREMHMTVISVRNDLIAWYERRGYRRTGRMTPFPYGDERFGIPQRDDLQFELLVKELA, encoded by the coding sequence ATGGACACCGCCGCCACCGGACCGACCTTCCGCGACGCCACCGACGCCGATGTGGACGACCTGGTCGTGCTGATCGAGTCGGCCTACCGGGGGGACGACAGCCGGGCCGGCTGGACCACCGAGGCGGACATCCTCGAAGGGCAGCGCACCGATCCCGAGGGCGTGCTGGCGGTCATCAAGTCGCCCGACAGCCGGCTGCTCGTCGTCGAGCGCGGCGGGCAGGTCGTCGCCTGTTGCCAGCTCGAACACCGGGGTGATTACGCCTACTTCGGGATGTTCGCCGTCAGCCCGCAGTTCCAGGGCGGCGGTCTCGGCAAGGTGATCATCGCGGAGGCGGAGCGCACGGTCCGGGAGACCTGGGGTGTGCGGGAGATGCACATGACCGTGATCTCCGTACGGAACGACCTCATCGCCTGGTACGAGCGCCGCGGCTATCGCCGTACGGGCCGGATGACCCCGTTCCCGTACGGCGACGAGCGGTTCGGCATTCCGCAGCGCGACGACCTGCAGTTCGAGCTGCTGGTCAAGGAACTCGCCTGA
- a CDS encoding VOC family protein, translating to MVHVLSSRILLRPTDPERSRAFYGDQLALPVYREFGTGPERGTVYFLGGGFLEVSGRSDTPPSPAVQLWLQIADAASAHEELRAKGVEIVRPPLKEPWGLVEMWISDPDGTRIVLVEVPEDHPLRYRPGM from the coding sequence ATGGTGCACGTACTGAGCAGCCGTATCCTCCTACGCCCCACCGACCCCGAACGCTCCCGGGCCTTCTACGGCGACCAACTCGCCCTGCCCGTCTACCGCGAGTTCGGCACGGGCCCGGAACGCGGAACCGTCTACTTCCTCGGCGGCGGCTTCCTGGAGGTCTCCGGCCGCTCCGACACCCCGCCCTCCCCCGCCGTACAACTGTGGCTGCAGATCGCGGACGCGGCGTCCGCGCACGAGGAGCTGCGGGCGAAGGGCGTCGAGATCGTCCGGCCACCGCTGAAGGAACCCTGGGGCTTGGTGGAGATGTGGATCTCGGACCCGGACGGCACACGGATCGTGCTGGTCGAGGTCCCGGAGGATCATCCGCTGAGGTACCGGCCGGGGATGTAG
- a CDS encoding VOC family protein, translating to MKLDRPVTGGPCWTELGTSDLEAAKGFYSDVFGWRPETDPRPEAGGYTVAHIGDAAVAALTPLFQESQPVAWNVSFAVTDSDATAEQVRAAGGTLLMEPIDVFDIGRFAVALDPGGAAFQMWQARTFPGAGLFNAPGALGWVELLTRAPERAESFYTTVFGWTVRPSAHYPQWGIDGADFGGMMTMDAKFPPEVPPHWLPYFAVADVDATAAVATEAGGTVLMEPTSIGDVRRIAVLRDPQGAMFGVYAAGDEGH from the coding sequence ATGAAGCTCGACAGGCCGGTGACCGGTGGGCCCTGCTGGACCGAGCTCGGGACCAGTGATCTGGAGGCGGCCAAGGGGTTCTACTCGGACGTGTTCGGCTGGCGCCCGGAGACCGATCCCCGGCCGGAGGCGGGCGGTTACACGGTCGCGCACATCGGTGACGCGGCGGTCGCCGCGCTGACACCGCTGTTCCAGGAGTCGCAGCCCGTGGCGTGGAACGTGTCGTTCGCGGTGACGGACTCCGACGCGACGGCGGAGCAGGTGCGTGCGGCGGGCGGAACCCTGCTCATGGAACCGATCGACGTGTTCGACATCGGCCGCTTCGCGGTCGCCCTGGACCCGGGCGGCGCCGCGTTCCAGATGTGGCAGGCGCGGACCTTCCCCGGCGCCGGGCTGTTCAACGCGCCCGGCGCGCTGGGCTGGGTGGAGTTGCTGACGCGGGCGCCCGAGCGGGCCGAGAGCTTCTACACGACCGTGTTCGGCTGGACCGTCCGTCCCTCGGCGCACTACCCGCAGTGGGGCATCGACGGCGCCGACTTCGGCGGCATGATGACGATGGACGCGAAGTTCCCACCGGAGGTGCCCCCGCACTGGCTGCCGTACTTCGCGGTGGCCGACGTCGACGCCACCGCTGCGGTGGCTACGGAGGCAGGTGGCACGGTCCTGATGGAGCCGACGTCCATCGGGGACGTGCGGCGCATCGCGGTGCTGCGGGATCCGCAGGGGGCGATGTTCGGGGTGTACGCGGCGGGCGACGAGGGGCACTGA
- a CDS encoding cellulosome protein yields MAAEASDAPTSGNLTIDLGTDTGPFHGGASGTLYGLYGDGVPSRNAVEGMYVRTVSTKAQDGTQHPGADALEILRPFVEAGGQDVYVYMTDIYRGFPYEWPGDTGAERLADFTARVRRQVDQVLALGTYKSHVVYVPFNEPEGNMFGTEEWSYDRTSWRSDPHRYFTAWRDIYRLIKELDPGARIAGPNTCLLYDEVRGFLEFAKAEDVLPDVITWHELTTPDEIRTSVAKYRAVERELGIGPLPVNINEYAHNYHLSVPGQMIQWIAAIEESKVDADMAYWNIDGNLNDSVVEANKGNGQWWLFNAYGQFTGNTVQVTAPHPNVHYTLQGVAALDRAKRQARVLLGGAGGSADVVIEHVDSDIFGTTVHVRLLEIPWTGQVGFSAQPLRLTDRELAVVDGKVTLRLTDLEAMSAYQVILSPGGNGAVALPPSVGWRRSYQAEDAAYIGDGHSLNGPEGSPSDVDRFAGSTGYHVGGLRTGSDGVLVFSVEVPEDGTYDLRVFANSYNLADAVREQGPTNVFLRVDGSHAQELRLPLGYKWAVWGHTDTRVELTAGAHTITLAAQDHDLGVTRGDAVVDRLDLALRDDQVTAPALYDAEFAALGGGARVDYGQRGASGPGVVVLPRGGTATFWVHAAEDGEAAVGVDRIGSGEGELTINGENVGMVEGDDMGIVERSPAPLFLTSGINKVTVTAMSDQLVLDRLQVGPSRGLLPTSTHPAEEGTTTGSARVTGAYTFATGGKAVDGIGGGPANALTLTVTAERAGRHALTIRYSNAEQAPATHYNPDPVCRHADISINGSVPQRVLFPTTFHFNNFHDLSVPVTLDQGANTLTFTADELPDHDGHSRNQYGQRSAYAPVIDTVTVTRLA; encoded by the coding sequence GTGGCAGCCGAAGCCTCCGACGCTCCCACCTCCGGGAACCTCACCATCGACCTCGGCACCGACACGGGCCCCTTCCACGGAGGCGCGAGCGGCACGCTCTACGGCCTGTACGGCGACGGCGTCCCCAGCCGCAACGCCGTCGAGGGCATGTACGTCCGCACGGTCTCCACCAAGGCCCAGGACGGCACCCAGCACCCAGGCGCCGACGCCCTGGAGATCCTGCGCCCCTTCGTCGAGGCGGGCGGCCAGGACGTCTACGTCTACATGACCGACATCTACCGCGGCTTCCCCTACGAATGGCCCGGCGACACCGGAGCCGAACGCCTCGCCGACTTCACGGCCCGCGTCCGGCGCCAGGTCGACCAGGTGCTGGCGCTCGGCACGTACAAGTCCCATGTCGTGTACGTCCCGTTCAACGAACCCGAGGGCAACATGTTCGGGACGGAGGAGTGGAGCTACGACCGGACCTCCTGGCGCAGCGACCCGCACCGCTACTTCACCGCCTGGCGGGACATCTACCGGCTGATCAAGGAACTCGACCCGGGCGCCCGCATCGCCGGTCCGAACACCTGCCTCCTGTATGACGAGGTGAGGGGCTTCCTGGAGTTCGCCAAGGCCGAGGACGTCCTGCCCGACGTCATCACCTGGCACGAGCTGACCACGCCCGACGAGATCCGCACGAGCGTCGCCAAGTACCGTGCTGTGGAACGGGAGTTGGGCATCGGCCCGCTGCCCGTCAACATCAACGAGTACGCCCACAACTACCACTTGTCCGTCCCGGGCCAGATGATCCAGTGGATCGCCGCGATCGAGGAGTCCAAGGTCGACGCCGACATGGCGTACTGGAACATCGACGGCAACCTCAACGACTCGGTGGTGGAGGCCAACAAGGGCAACGGCCAGTGGTGGCTGTTCAACGCCTACGGGCAGTTCACCGGCAACACCGTCCAGGTCACCGCGCCCCACCCCAACGTCCATTACACACTCCAGGGCGTCGCCGCACTCGACCGCGCCAAGCGGCAGGCGCGGGTCCTGCTCGGCGGTGCGGGCGGGTCGGCGGACGTCGTGATCGAGCACGTCGACTCCGACATCTTCGGTACGACCGTCCATGTGCGGCTTCTTGAGATCCCCTGGACGGGTCAAGTCGGCTTCTCCGCACAGCCGTTGAGGCTGACTGATCGCGAACTCGCCGTAGTGGACGGCAAAGTGACGCTGCGTCTGACCGACCTGGAGGCGATGTCGGCGTACCAGGTGATTCTGTCCCCGGGCGGCAACGGAGCCGTAGCGCTGCCTCCTTCGGTCGGCTGGCGGCGTTCGTACCAGGCGGAGGACGCGGCCTACATCGGTGACGGTCACTCGCTGAACGGGCCCGAGGGGTCTCCGTCCGACGTCGACAGGTTCGCGGGCTCGACCGGCTACCACGTGGGCGGACTGCGCACCGGTTCCGACGGCGTGCTCGTCTTCTCCGTGGAGGTCCCGGAGGACGGGACGTACGACCTGCGTGTCTTCGCCAACTCCTACAACCTGGCCGACGCGGTGCGCGAGCAGGGGCCCACCAACGTCTTCCTTCGTGTGGACGGCAGTCACGCGCAGGAACTCCGGTTGCCGCTCGGCTACAAGTGGGCGGTGTGGGGCCACACCGACACCCGGGTCGAACTGACCGCCGGCGCGCACACGATCACCCTCGCCGCGCAGGACCATGACCTCGGAGTCACGCGGGGCGACGCGGTCGTCGACCGGCTGGACCTCGCCCTGCGCGACGACCAGGTGACCGCGCCCGCGCTGTACGACGCGGAGTTCGCGGCCCTGGGGGGTGGGGCTCGCGTCGACTACGGGCAGCGTGGAGCGTCGGGGCCCGGTGTCGTCGTGCTGCCGAGGGGCGGTACCGCCACGTTCTGGGTGCACGCGGCGGAGGACGGGGAGGCGGCTGTGGGCGTTGATCGGATCGGCTCCGGGGAGGGCGAGTTGACGATCAACGGGGAGAACGTGGGGATGGTGGAGGGAGATGACATGGGGATTGTTGAACGATCCCCGGCTCCCCTGTTCCTCACGTCGGGCATCAACAAGGTCACCGTCACCGCCATGTCGGACCAACTGGTCCTGGACCGCCTACAGGTAGGCCCATCACGCGGCCTCCTCCCCACCTCCACACACCCGGCTGAGGAAGGCACCACGACCGGCAGCGCCCGGGTCACCGGCGCCTACACGTTCGCCACGGGCGGCAAGGCGGTCGACGGGATCGGCGGCGGTCCCGCGAACGCGCTGACGCTCACCGTGACGGCGGAGCGGGCCGGCCGTCACGCGCTCACGATCCGCTACTCCAACGCCGAGCAGGCGCCCGCCACCCACTACAACCCGGACCCGGTATGCCGCCACGCCGACATCTCGATCAACGGGTCGGTCCCACAGCGCGTGTTGTTCCCCACCACCTTCCACTTCAACAACTTCCACGACCTCTCCGTCCCCGTCACCCTCGACCAGGGCGCCAACACCCTCACCTTCACCGCCGACGAACTCCCGGACCACGACGGCCACTCCAGGAACCAGTACGGCCAACGCAGCGCGTACGCACCGGTGATCGACACGGTGACGGTGACGCGGCTGGCCTGA
- a CDS encoding MarR family winged helix-turn-helix transcriptional regulator has protein sequence MTAMNGRPVDGDGAARPTPPSAARGDTVAAVVGQWQAVHPDLDTGPMEIIGRINRCAALLQQAEDAPLRRAGLSRPEFDLLGALRRTGHELTPSELTRETFSSGAAVTKRLKLLTERGLVERRGDTRDRRVAHVRLTDTGRDLVDAILPEQLAYETTVLAGLDTPGQGELASLLGELLVQLEGRLGMLRV, from the coding sequence ATGACGGCAATGAACGGACGGCCGGTCGACGGGGACGGCGCGGCCCGCCCGACCCCTCCGAGCGCGGCCCGGGGTGACACGGTCGCCGCCGTCGTCGGGCAGTGGCAGGCCGTGCACCCCGACCTCGACACCGGCCCGATGGAGATCATCGGCCGGATCAACCGCTGCGCCGCCCTGCTCCAGCAGGCCGAGGACGCGCCGCTGCGCCGGGCCGGGCTCAGCCGCCCCGAGTTCGACCTGCTCGGCGCGCTCCGGCGGACCGGGCACGAGCTGACGCCGAGCGAGCTGACCCGGGAGACCTTCTCCTCGGGCGCCGCCGTCACCAAGCGCCTCAAGCTGCTGACCGAACGCGGGCTGGTCGAGCGCCGGGGTGACACCCGCGACCGGCGCGTCGCCCATGTCCGCCTCACGGACACCGGCCGCGACCTCGTCGACGCGATCCTGCCCGAGCAGCTCGCCTACGAGACGACCGTGCTCGCCGGTCTCGACACCCCCGGACAGGGCGAACTCGCCTCCCTGCTCGGCGAGTTGCTGGTCCAGCTGGAAGGCCGGCTGGGCATGCTGCGCGTCTGA
- a CDS encoding FUSC family protein: MSSATPAPTPRVRRLPLTGVLRLGRPSDIWFKPALSAVASVAPPNLTLLALGRLDLAMYTMAGSLCALYAHNKPYAARARALVWVVLGMIAGLAVALVTASLTTNAVVLVTVGAALAAVQKGLCDATRIGPPGNVVLTFISSASLFAPQTLGQVPGHLALATAAGAWAWLVGMAPALVRPYGPERRATAQALNAVATYAATRGTGDGHARARAAAAAAVHAAWQSLLATGARAEPRRALERLLVRAEVALAAPADADPELLRTWARELRGRGPVPRTDAPAGAVADELLGVDAELAAPARPLWARLGPLTPLVLRTALGCALAGYASLALGVGRPYWALVTAASLYQANITLTWGRGVQRVVGNLAGVLVFAAVAPLAHAHPAALVLCCLAFNFGAEALIGRNYWLGSVCVTPMALLITEFARTQQPGELITERVVDTLVGALVGLLAAFAVTNRRATDRIEEALTAVERTRERAARLLAEQAPARGSLDSAHRALAAALVELRATVDAASGEWWQRALPQERVVFAERSGHRTLAATVRRRESHSWPTVDRRTGGKTEGVRG, translated from the coding sequence ATGAGCAGTGCGACCCCCGCCCCCACCCCACGCGTCCGACGTCTTCCGCTCACCGGCGTACTGCGCCTCGGCCGGCCCTCCGACATCTGGTTCAAGCCCGCGCTCAGCGCGGTCGCCTCGGTCGCCCCGCCCAACCTGACCCTGCTGGCCCTCGGCCGCCTCGACCTGGCGATGTACACGATGGCCGGCTCCTTGTGCGCGCTCTACGCCCACAACAAGCCGTACGCCGCCCGGGCCCGCGCCCTGGTGTGGGTGGTGCTCGGCATGATCGCCGGTCTCGCCGTCGCGCTGGTCACGGCCTCCCTCACCACGAACGCCGTCGTGCTGGTCACGGTCGGCGCCGCCCTGGCCGCCGTACAGAAGGGCCTGTGCGACGCGACCCGGATCGGCCCGCCCGGGAACGTCGTCCTCACCTTCATCAGCTCGGCCTCGCTCTTCGCGCCGCAGACGCTCGGCCAGGTCCCCGGCCACCTCGCGCTGGCCACCGCCGCGGGCGCCTGGGCATGGCTCGTCGGCATGGCTCCCGCACTCGTCCGCCCCTACGGCCCGGAGCGCCGCGCCACCGCCCAGGCCCTGAACGCCGTTGCGACGTACGCCGCCACCCGCGGCACCGGCGACGGCCACGCACGCGCGCGTGCCGCCGCGGCGGCCGCCGTCCACGCCGCCTGGCAGTCCCTGCTCGCGACCGGTGCCCGCGCCGAGCCCCGACGTGCTCTCGAACGCCTCCTCGTCCGTGCCGAGGTCGCCCTCGCCGCGCCCGCCGACGCCGACCCGGAACTGCTCCGCACCTGGGCCCGCGAACTGCGCGGCAGGGGACCGGTCCCGCGGACCGACGCCCCGGCAGGCGCCGTAGCCGACGAACTCCTCGGTGTGGACGCCGAACTGGCCGCCCCCGCCCGCCCGTTGTGGGCCAGGCTCGGTCCGCTCACCCCCCTCGTGCTGCGCACGGCGCTCGGCTGCGCCCTCGCCGGATACGCCTCCCTCGCTCTCGGAGTCGGCCGCCCCTACTGGGCCCTCGTCACCGCCGCCTCCCTCTACCAGGCCAACATCACGCTCACCTGGGGCCGGGGCGTGCAGCGGGTCGTCGGGAATCTCGCCGGGGTGCTCGTCTTCGCGGCGGTCGCCCCGCTCGCCCACGCGCACCCCGCGGCCCTCGTGCTGTGCTGCCTCGCCTTCAACTTCGGTGCGGAGGCGCTCATCGGCCGCAACTACTGGCTCGGCAGCGTCTGCGTGACCCCGATGGCGCTGCTCATCACGGAGTTCGCCCGGACCCAGCAACCCGGGGAGCTGATCACCGAGCGGGTCGTGGACACCCTCGTCGGCGCCCTGGTCGGTCTCCTCGCCGCGTTCGCCGTCACCAACCGGCGCGCGACCGACCGCATCGAGGAGGCGCTGACCGCCGTAGAACGCACCCGGGAGCGGGCCGCGCGGCTCCTGGCGGAGCAGGCTCCCGCGCGCGGGAGCCTCGATTCCGCGCACCGCGCGCTCGCCGCCGCGCTCGTCGAACTGCGGGCCACCGTCGACGCCGCGTCCGGCGAGTGGTGGCAGCGCGCCCTGCCGCAGGAGCGGGTCGTGTTCGCCGAGCGGTCCGGACACCGTACGCTCGCCGCGACGGTACGACGCCGGGAGTCGCACTCCTGGCCGACCGTGGATCGGCGCACGGGCGGAAAGACGGAGGGCGTACGGGGATGA
- a CDS encoding DUF5134 domain-containing protein codes for MRVHGGPASPGWLLVALCAATGAYCLLRMRSPVEEQRRAAGGEALMGFGMAAMAVPAAVFTPPSWAWPGYAAVFGAAALRALWSARRSPHHVHHLLGTAAMVYMALAMAASPAHHHEHGDSGVPLVTGALLLYFVGYVLLSGIRLVPVAGGATGAAVGAGSVGWGDRPELARACRLSMGIGMVAMLLTL; via the coding sequence ATGCGCGTGCATGGTGGACCGGCTTCGCCCGGCTGGCTGTTGGTCGCGCTGTGCGCGGCGACCGGGGCCTACTGCCTGCTGCGGATGCGCAGCCCCGTCGAGGAACAGCGCCGGGCCGCGGGCGGCGAGGCGCTGATGGGCTTCGGCATGGCCGCGATGGCCGTGCCCGCCGCGGTGTTCACGCCACCGTCCTGGGCGTGGCCCGGCTACGCGGCGGTGTTCGGCGCGGCGGCGCTGCGCGCCCTGTGGTCGGCGCGCAGGAGCCCGCATCACGTGCACCATCTGCTGGGCACCGCGGCCATGGTCTACATGGCGCTCGCGATGGCCGCCTCACCCGCGCACCACCACGAGCACGGCGACTCCGGAGTCCCGCTCGTGACAGGTGCGTTGCTCCTCTACTTCGTGGGATACGTGCTGCTGTCGGGCATCCGGTTGGTGCCGGTCGCCGGAGGGGCCACCGGCGCGGCCGTCGGGGCCGGGAGCGTCGGCTGGGGCGACCGGCCGGAGTTGGCGCGGGCGTGCCGGCTGTCGATGGGGATCGGCATGGTCGCGATGTTGTTGACGCTCTGA
- a CDS encoding M56 family metallopeptidase, giving the protein MMVPAALLLLGALAAVVAPRLLARADWPDHEPVLALWVWQCVVAAVLLCCALSMTLSAAAAWQAVRGHVFANAPHAVVDAYPLVANGPWAATTAVTLACGGAWTAAMLVREVVRARARRRLRRAELLVRAPVLPGEEPGAEPLVILEGERPDAWWMAGTAPQLVVTTAALRRLKGRQLDSLLAHEQGHAQARHDWLLHCSGALANGFPQVPVFAAFRDEMHRLVELAADDMASRRFGRLTTALALVELNEDRGVFGPCPTPHAHVPQRVNRLLTPPDRLTAMRRLGWTATAALVPVVPVLVAFVPGLRALG; this is encoded by the coding sequence ATGATGGTCCCCGCGGCACTGTTGCTGCTCGGCGCCTTGGCCGCCGTCGTCGCCCCACGGCTGCTCGCCCGGGCCGACTGGCCGGACCATGAGCCGGTGCTCGCGCTGTGGGTGTGGCAGTGCGTGGTGGCGGCCGTCCTCCTGTGCTGCGCCCTGTCGATGACGCTCAGCGCGGCCGCCGCGTGGCAGGCGGTGCGCGGCCATGTGTTCGCCAACGCCCCGCACGCGGTCGTGGACGCCTATCCCCTTGTGGCGAACGGGCCTTGGGCCGCCACGACCGCGGTGACCCTCGCGTGCGGCGGGGCGTGGACCGCGGCGATGCTGGTCCGTGAGGTCGTACGGGCCCGGGCGCGACGCCGGCTGCGCAGGGCCGAACTCCTCGTGCGCGCCCCGGTGTTGCCCGGCGAGGAGCCCGGTGCCGAGCCGCTGGTCATCCTGGAGGGGGAGCGGCCGGACGCGTGGTGGATGGCCGGTACCGCGCCCCAACTGGTCGTCACCACAGCCGCGTTGAGGCGCCTCAAGGGGCGGCAGCTGGACTCGCTGCTCGCGCACGAACAGGGGCACGCCCAGGCCCGGCACGACTGGCTGCTGCACTGCTCGGGCGCGCTCGCGAACGGGTTTCCGCAGGTGCCGGTGTTCGCCGCGTTCCGGGACGAGATGCACCGGCTGGTCGAACTCGCCGCCGACGACATGGCCTCCCGGCGCTTCGGCCGCCTCACCACCGCCCTCGCCCTGGTCGAACTCAACGAGGACCGCGGGGTGTTCGGGCCGTGCCCCACCCCGCACGCGCATGTCCCGCAGCGGGTGAACCGGTTGCTCACTCCCCCGGACCGCCTCACGGCGATGCGCCGCCTGGGCTGGACCGCGACGGCGGCACTGGTGCCGGTGGTTCCGGTCCTGGTGGCGTTCGTGCCGGGGCTGCGGGCGCTGGGCTGA
- a CDS encoding phosphatase PAP2 family protein, translating to MHSPPRPHLRRTTSVTLALCSALLLTLVAAEWRPLIDVDERIARTAHRRAVENHGLTHTFRILTDWVWDPLTLRLMCVAAMVWLVWRRSAWWTALWLAATCALGTLLQQTLKALIDRPRPVWPDPVDSAHYAAFPSGHAMTATVVCGLLLWLLHDYGTGRAVWRTAMVLAVISVAGVGLTRVWLGVHWPSDVVGGWLLGALVVAVAVGAYERLPA from the coding sequence ATGCACTCCCCGCCCCGCCCGCACCTCCGCCGGACAACCAGCGTCACCCTCGCCCTGTGCTCCGCGCTGCTCCTCACCCTGGTCGCGGCGGAATGGCGTCCGCTGATCGACGTCGACGAGCGGATCGCCCGGACCGCACATCGCCGGGCGGTCGAGAACCACGGCCTGACGCATACGTTCCGCATCCTGACGGACTGGGTCTGGGACCCGCTGACCCTGCGCCTCATGTGTGTGGCAGCCATGGTGTGGCTGGTGTGGCGGCGTTCAGCATGGTGGACGGCTCTATGGCTGGCGGCCACATGTGCACTGGGCACCCTGCTCCAACAGACCCTGAAGGCACTGATCGACCGCCCCCGCCCGGTATGGCCCGACCCCGTCGACTCGGCCCACTACGCCGCCTTCCCCTCGGGCCACGCCATGACCGCCACCGTGGTCTGCGGCCTGCTGCTGTGGCTCCTCCACGACTACGGCACCGGCCGCGCTGTATGGCGTACGGCCATGGTCCTGGCCGTGATCTCCGTCGCGGGTGTGGGACTCACCCGTGTGTGGCTGGGCGTGCACTGGCCGTCGGATGTGGTGGGCGGGTGGCTTCTGGGGGCGCTGGTGGTGGCGGTGGCCGTGGGGGCGTACGAGCGGTTGCCGGCGTGA
- a CDS encoding Clp protease N-terminal domain-containing protein: MSPLDISLADLIARLDEELPDTDELARISEARLRAQTLSDLGDQLIDHYVSKAKQVGASWTEIGDAIGVSKQAAQQRHAPGPFERYTNLNRHSIVLAQEAARTHKHDSIGTEHLLLGLLGEPRGLAYEVLVAKTESEQRVRDAIAEALPPAGKKAPRGHIAFRPESKEAIEQARRAAADLGHDWVGTEHALLGLIRVEESQAARILRDLGFTSEELHETVKAEIANRLAARGN; the protein is encoded by the coding sequence ATGAGCCCACTCGACATCAGCCTCGCCGATCTGATCGCCCGCCTCGACGAGGAGCTCCCCGACACCGACGAACTGGCCCGCATCAGCGAAGCGCGCCTGCGCGCCCAGACCCTGTCCGACCTCGGTGACCAGCTCATCGACCACTACGTCAGCAAGGCCAAGCAGGTCGGCGCGTCCTGGACCGAGATCGGCGACGCCATCGGAGTGTCCAAGCAGGCCGCCCAGCAGCGCCACGCACCCGGCCCTTTCGAGCGGTACACGAACCTGAACCGGCACAGCATCGTGCTGGCCCAGGAGGCGGCCCGGACGCACAAGCACGACTCCATCGGCACCGAGCACCTCCTCCTCGGCCTGCTCGGCGAACCGCGGGGCCTCGCGTACGAGGTGCTGGTGGCGAAGACCGAATCGGAGCAGCGCGTCCGTGACGCGATCGCGGAAGCGCTGCCGCCGGCCGGGAAGAAGGCGCCACGGGGTCACATCGCGTTCCGGCCGGAGAGCAAAGAGGCCATCGAGCAGGCCCGCCGCGCGGCGGCCGACCTCGGCCACGACTGGGTCGGCACCGAGCACGCGCTGCTCGGCCTGATCCGCGTCGAGGAGAGCCAGGCCGCGCGGATCCTGCGCGACCTCGGCTTCACCTCGGAAGAACTGCACGAGACGGTCAAGGCCGAGATCGCCAACAGGCTTGCCGCGCGCGGCAATTAG
- a CDS encoding DUF2630 family protein, which yields MEQDQQIFARINEMVDDERKLREAVASGAIDSATEHQRLGQLERELDQCWDLLRQRRAKVEFGENPDEARVRPESEVEGYQG from the coding sequence ATGGAGCAGGACCAGCAGATCTTCGCGCGGATCAACGAGATGGTCGACGACGAGCGCAAGCTCCGGGAGGCCGTCGCGTCCGGCGCGATCGACAGCGCCACGGAGCATCAGCGCCTCGGGCAACTGGAACGTGAACTCGACCAGTGCTGGGATCTGTTGCGCCAGCGCCGCGCGAAGGTGGAGTTCGGGGAGAACCCGGACGAGGCGCGGGTGCGGCCGGAGTCCGAGGTGGAGGGGTATCAGGGGTGA
- a CDS encoding helix-turn-helix domain-containing protein, giving the protein MSPRSASVNEELRRRSRERLLQAALELVSERGYEATTLGDIADRAGSARGLVSYYFPGKRQLVQSAVHRLMHRTLEEALEREPRTDDGRERMARAIDAILGLAHDRPVLMRQHMAGLLQGEGFVQCPEQRRLSELLGQTIARYGSGNVPSDYPMLRALLMGAVYSALVPGVPMPIPVLRTELFERYGLDWELGIPPEARARAGTPETDLSRFFATDDRSTPPPPAEDPADDRPTEPSDA; this is encoded by the coding sequence ATGTCCCCGCGAAGCGCATCGGTCAATGAAGAGTTGCGCAGGCGTTCCCGGGAACGGCTCCTGCAGGCGGCCCTGGAGCTGGTCAGCGAGCGCGGGTACGAGGCCACGACCTTGGGCGACATCGCGGACCGGGCCGGTTCGGCGCGCGGACTGGTGTCGTACTACTTCCCCGGAAAACGCCAGCTCGTCCAGTCCGCCGTACACCGTCTGATGCACCGGACGCTGGAGGAGGCCCTGGAGCGCGAGCCCCGGACCGACGACGGGCGGGAGCGGATGGCGCGGGCCATCGACGCGATCCTGGGTCTCGCGCACGACCGGCCCGTGCTGATGCGCCAGCACATGGCGGGGCTGCTGCAGGGCGAGGGCTTCGTGCAGTGCCCGGAGCAGCGGCGCCTGTCCGAGCTGCTCGGGCAGACGATCGCGCGCTACGGATCGGGGAACGTCCCCTCCGACTACCCCATGCTGCGCGCGCTGCTCATGGGCGCGGTCTACTCGGCGCTCGTGCCGGGGGTGCCGATGCCGATCCCGGTGCTGCGCACCGAGTTGTTCGAACGGTACGGACTCGACTGGGAGTTGGGGATCCCGCCGGAGGCCCGTGCGCGGGCCGGGACACCCGAGACGGACTTGTCACGGTTCTTCGCGACGGACGACAGATCCACTCCCCCGCCCCCGGCCGAAGACCCGGCCGACGACCGGCCGACCGAGCCCTCCGACGCGTAA